The sequence TTAACTTTAGTAAAACAAAAAACCGATACAATGACTTGTATCGGTGTGGCCTATTATAATTATAGCATGTTCCATAAACTTGGCATGAACGAATATCCAAGCCAGGTTTATCTTTCTTTTATAAAGAAAAATCTATTGATTCAGGTTTTTACGCAGATCTTCAACAAACTCTTCGGTTACCTCAAAATAAGAAGCCAGCTGTTGAGTGGTTAATACGCCATCTTTCAGGAATTTCAAAATCGTCTCACGTTTATTTTGCTCAATACCTTCAAGTTTCCCTTCCAAACGACCTTTCTCTTCTCCTTTTAGTTGGCCTTTCTTAAACAGAAAGTCATCTTCTTCTTTGATATACTGAGAAATAGATTCTATCATGATTTCTACAAAGGGTGTTAGTTTACGCAAGTTAGCTAATACGCGTAATTGTTGCAAGTGCTTATCCCGCTCAAGTTTATTACTTGATGTCTGGTTTAATCGTTGCACAATCAGACTAGCCGCAGTTTCAGGGGTGGTAGTACCAAAGTTAGCCAATACAGCAAAAACCACTTCGTCACCTTTATCAGAAGAGAGAAATAACTCATAACTAATCGTAGAAAATTGGACCAGATAAAAGGAAAACATAAGATTTTCCTTTTCAATCTTCGTTTGCATCCTAGGCTCCTGATCTGAAAGAAAAATCACATACTGTTTGACTGGTAGCTTGTATTTTCGCCAGAGTACTCCTATATATTCCAGCATCCGATAGATCATTTCTTCTTCATCTATCAACTGAAACTCCAGTTGCAGTAAAAACGTATCTCCTTGTTTGTCAGTGATTTTGAGTAGTTGATCAGGCTTTCGTTCCACAGTTCGTTGCAACTCTTGTGGCAGTCTTTCATAAGATGCAATCTGAATCTGAAGCACTTTTTCAATAAGTGCCAGAGTAACAGACTCCAGATTTTCTTTAAATATTTTATCATATAGATTGCCTTCTTTTTTGGTGCTCATACAAGGATAAAAAAGTGAACAGAGCGCGAAAGTAACCAATAAATCGTCAAAATAAAGAAGCCAATCTGGTAATAAAAACGAAAAGGAGTATTCCACAAACGTTGGAACACTCCTTTTCCAAACAACATAGATGGAGGTATAAAAATGACAGCATTGATTACTGTCTACTCTTAAAATAATTTTACGCCATTCTGAAAGCTATAGTCTCAAATTAAAATTTATTCAAGCTACTTTATATTAAGCGACCAAATTACTCCAGCATTTTAGTCCACTTCTCATTGCTCTGGTTGGACTTTATTACAGTGTCAATAAACAACATACCACGCAAACCTGCTTCCAGCCCAGGGAAATCCAGGTACGCTGGATCAGGTGTCTCGCCTTTCAGACGGCTACGCAGTGTTTTGGCAAAATTGCGGTATAGAATCGCAAATGCTTCGATATAGCCTTCAGGGTGCCCTGCCGGGATGCGGGTACTGATTTTAGAGGCATTGGATAGTTCACCCACTCCTGTACGCAGCAGTTGTTTAGGCTTGCCAGGTTGTGTATATTCCAATGTATTAGGCTCCATCTGATGCCACCACAGTCCACCCACTTCTCCGTAGATACGGATGTTAAAATTATTCTCCTCTCCTACTGAGATCTGGCTGGAATGCAGGACTCCTTTTGCTCCATTTTCAAAATGCAGTAAAAGATTGGCATCATCTTCCAGCTTACGTCCCTCTACAAAGGTAGTCAGGTCAGCACAGATTTCAGTTACTTTCAGACCCGTGATGTATTCGGCCAGGTTAAAGGCGTGAGTACCAATATCTCCAATACAACCTGCAGCTCCTGATCGTGCAGGGTCTGTACGCCATTCCGCCTGTTTGTTGCCACTAGCCTCAACAAGTACATTGAGCCAGCCTTGTGGATACTCTACGACTACTTTACGTATCTTGCCTAACTTGCCTGATGCAATAATGCTACGGGCTTCTTTTACCATTGGATAGCCAGTATAGTTATGTGTCAGACAAAACAGCAAGCCTGACTTCTCAATTACCTCTTTCAGCTCTTTTGCTTCTTCTGTATTTAAGGTCATGGGTTTGTCCAGCACTACATGGAACCCGTTTTCCAATGCCATCTTAGCCGGGCCAAAGTGCATATGGTTAGGCGTTACAATGGCCACAAAGTCCATCCGCTGGCCTTCTGGCAATTTCTTTTCTTCCAGAATCATCGTACGATAATCCGGATATACCCGCTCTTCCGGTAGGTATAACATTTCACCTGACTGCCTGGAACGTTCAGGATCACTACTGAAGGCACCACATACAAGTTCTATTTCGTTATCTATGGCAGCAGCCATACGGTGTACGGCTCCGATAAAAGCTCCGATTCCCCCTCCTACCATTCCCATTCGCATCTTTCTATTCATGAGTATTGACTAGGTTAACGTTAACAAAGGATATATGATCTGTAAACAGTAAAAATCGCAAATGGAGCAAATGACCTGGCTGCTATCATCTACTATTTCTGGTATTTCTCTTTTTTGCAATTATAAATGAGATAAGTGAAAAAAGAAACCAAAGCGGGAAGCAAGTTTTGTTTTTCCTAAAAACATCTTTAGCCAATTTAGTTAGTATACATTTTAATAGAACACCCTGTATTTCAATGTACACATATATAAAAACCTTGATAAAACACTCTATCCTCAGATAAAACAAAAGCACAAAAGTCTCATTTTCAGAGCATTACTGGATATTAAATATAGTCAGAAAAAATCCCAAAAATAAAATATAACAAAACGCACATATTCTTTAAATTAAATAATATATTTCTTATAGATTTATTATCTATAGCACCATAACAATCTGTTTATGAGACCATTTTCTACAAAGAAAATTTTTCTGGTTCTATCTTTCCTTATAGGAGTCCTCACTCAGGCAGAGGCACAATCCGTAACAGTTTCCGGAACTATCACAGATTCGGTAACCAAAGTCCCTCTAGCTGGAGTAAGTATTACTGTTAAAGGAAAAGTGCTCGGTACTACTACGGATACCAAAGGCAACTTTCTTCTGACTACCAATACTCCACCACCCTTTATGCTCACTATTTCTTCGGTAGGCTATAAAACCCTGGAACAGGAAATTACCAGTAGTAAATCAGATCTTACCATAGAGATGACAGAGCAGGTTATTCTGGGTCAGGAAGTGGTGGTAGCTGCATCCCGTGTGGAAGAATCCGTAATGCAGTCTCCTGTTACCATAGAAAAACTCGATTTACGTTCAATACGCTATGCAGCTACCCCCAGCTTCTTTGATGCTCTTATCAATCTGAAAGGAGTTGAAATGAGTTCTCAAAGCTTATTATTCCGCTCTATCAATACCCGTGGATTTAATTCCAATGGTAATACCCGGGTAGTACAATTGATTGATGGAATGGACAATCAGGCACCAGGATTAAACTTTGCAGTAGGTAATGTGGTAGGCATTTCGGAACTGGATCTGGAAAGTGTAGAAATGTTGCCAGGAGCAGCCTCAGCGTTATATGGTCCCAATGCAATCAATGGCATTATTCTGATGAATAGCAAAAACCCCTTCCAATACCAGGGGCTCAGTGGCTATGCAAAGGCAGGTATTATGAACGAATCCAACCGTTCTGAGGCTACTACGCCTTTTTATGACTTTGCACTCCGGTATGCCAAAGCGTTCAATGACAAAATAGCATTTAAGATAAATATCAATTACCTGACTGCCAAAGACTGGCAGGCTACGGATACCCGCGATCAAAGTTTGCTGAATGGTTCCTCCTTAAGCAGTACCCAGCAAACGAATCCTGGATACAACGGCATAAATACCTATGGTGATGAAACCAATGTTAACCTCTATACAAGTTTGTATGGCAATGGACAACCAGGTACGGGTGCTGGTGGGACCTCTCAGTTTCTGGGAGCTATTGCTACTACTCAGATTCCACAGGCAGGCAACAAAACGCTACCCGAACTCACAGGGCTTACCCCTCAGCAACTATTTAACCAGATGATTCCTAATGTAGCCGTCTCACGTACAGGCTATGCAGAAAGAGATCTGGCTAACTACAACACACATAGCTTAAAGTTGAGTGGTGCGTTGCACTGGCGTATTACTGAAGGTGTAGAAGCTATTCTGCAGGCTAATTATGGTACAGGAACCACTGTATATACAGGTTCAGACCGATATTCGCTGGCTAATTTTAATTTGGGTCAATACAAAGCGGAAGTTCGAGGATCTAACTTCTTTGTACGCACCTATACTACCCAGGAAAATTCAGGTGATTCGTATGCTATAGGGGTATTAGGTTCCGGAGTAAACGAAGCATGGAAACCGAGTACTACCTGGTTTCCACAATATTTCGGTGCCTATGCCAATGGAGCATTTCAGACCTATGCTACAGCATTGCTAGTGGCTCTGGCAAGTGGACAATCCGGAGAAAATGCCATTGCAGCAGCTCAAGCGGCTGCAGGCAGCAACGCCAGCACCATTCACAATCAGGCACGTGGATTAGCAGATCAGGGACGGTTGGTTCCCGGTACAACAGCTTTTAATGACGCTGTTTCAGCTATTAAGTCACGGCCTATCCCTGGAAATTCAGAAGGAGTCGGGGCCCGGTTTACAGACAAAACCAATATGTACCATGTGGAGGGCATGTACAACTTTAACAAGCTTCTTAGTCCTTCTATTGTGGAAATCATTGTGGGTGGAAACTATAGACTATACACACTAAACTCCAATAAGACACTTTTTGCGACAGATGATGATGGGAACGAATTCAAGATTCACGAATATGGGGGATATATACAGGGTGGTAAGAAGCTATTGGAAGACAAATTAAAACTGACTGCGTCTGTACGTTATGACAAAAACCAGAACTTCAAAGGCCAGTTTAACCCCAGAGCTTCCGCCGTACTGACATTAGCTAAGGTACACAATATTCGCGCTTCCTTTCAGACAGGCTTTCGTATTCCTACTACACAAGCTCAATATATTGACCTGCTTACTCCACAATCCCGCATCCTGGGTGGTCTGCCCATTTTCCGGGAACGATACAATATGGTCAACAATCCTGTCTACACACTCCAGTCTGTACAAGCCTTCGGAGCAGCTGTACAACAGGGACAAAACCCTCAGCAGGCCGCTTCATTGTTACAACAACACATATTCCAGGACTACCAGCCTGAGCGGGTGCGTACTGTCGAAGTGGGTTACAAAGGTTTAATTTCCAATCGTCTTTTCATAGATGCCTATTATTACTATAACACCTTTGTCAATTTTGATGGTGGTCAGGTAGTGGTTCAGGATATTCCGAATGATGGTGTGTCCTCTCCTATCTCCCTGCTTAGCTCTACTACCCGCAGTGTATACAGCTTTCCTGTCAATGTCACTCAGAACCTAAACAATCATGGCTGGGCACTTGGCATTGATTACCTGCTCCCTAAGAACTTCACAGTGGGCGGCAATGTATCCTACAACAAGCTTCTAAACACAGACAAGCTGCCAGCAGGATTTGAAACAGCTTTTAACACACCAGAGTATCGTTATAATTTATCGTTTGGCAATCGGAATGTGATTAAAAACCTTGGATTTAGCCTGACATGGCGATGGCAGGATCAGTTTGTATGGCAATCCAGCTTTGTTGGCGGAGTTATCAGAGGACAGAACAAGAGTATAGTACCTGCTTATGGAACGCTGGATGCACAGGTGAACTATAAAGTCACTGCGATTAAATCCATCATCAAACTCGGAGGATCAAACATTCTGAATAAGGGATATACTCAATCCTGGGGCAATCCAACCTTTGGAAGCATGTACTATGTATCCATATTGTTTGATCAGTTTATGAACTAAGCGGAGGTTGGTATGCCAGGTTAATGAAAACATAAGTCATGCTTAATTTTGGATGAGAGTAAAACCCAAGCCTATTCCTTTTAATAAGTGTGGGCTTGGGTTTATTTTTGCGATCCCCCTTTCTTCGTTTCTTTATTGTCCCTTACATCCTTCTACTTGCGGCCTCTTCATTTTTTGCTTGTCCAAAAAATGAAGCAAAAAAGGACACTTTCTGCCGATCCTTCCGCCCGCAAGGCCAAAGGCCAACCTCGCGGCAGAAAGATTGCCAGCGCACCTACACTGCCACATACGATTGAAGGCAGCACAACTCCCTTTGTAACTCCTTTGTCTTAATTTGTTATTCACTCCTCTAAATTCGGGATGACTCATGTTTGCTATCCTCCTGAAAGAAACTCTCTTTTTCCTGTCCTTCTGAAAGAATCTTGTGACAAATTGAGCCATCTATGGTTTCTGAGAGAAAATAAGTATACCCAAACCCAAAGGTCACCAATCTTATTACACGTATCCAGACAACGGCAGGAATGTCATTTTAGTTAACAGGAAAGTAAAAAATCAGAAAACATAGTGCAGGAATTAGTTAGCTGCTTTCTTCTGTCTCCATAAATGTATTGCCTCTTCAAAGAAAGCTTTAATCTCTTCCCGTTTTCCATCAGTGCAAACTTTAAATTGTTTACCATCCGCTTTGGTAATCATCATATAAGGAGAATAGGTAGCTCCCGCATAATAGACGGTATCAATTGCCTGAATTTCATTGTAAAAAGCAGAGTGAATACTATTCTTTTTCGAGTCGCGTTCATCAATCCAATACTTTGCCATCCTTTTATCCGTAAAAAAATTGCCAGCTACTCTCTTTTTATACTCAGAGTAAAACCTGTGTATTTGTTCGTCCTTATCCAGTAAGTTAAGACTTCTGATATAGTCAATATCGGATTTACTCAACGTATCATTGGTTTCTATTGAGTTACATGCAGATAGTATCAGAAAACAGAATATATAGAGCTTTGCTTTCATTGTACAAGTGTTAGTTTATACAAGTTAACTTCTATTTTTGATAGGGAACTCTGTGATTCAGCCAGATTCTCTCCACTGAAAAGAATGTATTCTCACTAGTCATTCCAGATTACAAAGTAACGGGTGTATTTCCTGTTTTCATACAAGTATAGCAGATTTTAGCAGGATAGTACATTGTAGGTATTATAGTAAATAGCAAAGGGTGATCTTATTGGGAAATGATAGTTTTGGTTTGTGGTACCATCACCAGAAAAAGCATCCGAAACGCAACACCCAAATCGCTATGCGCTATCCCTTGAATGGATTTGTTATCAACAGAAATCTGCAGAGTATTATTTCAGACATTGAAATTCCGTTAGAATGCAAATTTTCAACGCCTGAAGAAATTACGTATGATTCATTTTTAAAGTCAGCCAAACGACCTAATACTATTGATATTTTCTTTGCAGGCCGACTGACCTTTTTTCTGGCAGATGAGAACCTGATAGATGGACTCCGCTTTCATACGTTGGCAGGGACTCTGGAAGAAGGCATACGATTTAAAATCAGTAAAGACAAACATTCTTTCTGGGGAAGCAACAACGGAACAGTTACCGGGGAGTTTCATATGGACAGCACAACAGGTGAAGTGCAGAGTACAAATAACTATCTCACTACTGAAGCAGGAAAAGATCCTGTATGGGATATACTGGCCCAATTTATTAAAGATAAGTCGGGACAGGTACTGGCTGACTTTCCGAACGACGCCAAAGCATACCGCTATAAGGTGTCACCCAAGAATATGGATGAGTTTATGGAGGATCGGTATAAGAATGAGGAGATTAACTATATGGATACCAATACGGTAGCAACCAACTCCAAACCCTTTACTCTTTCTGACAGGAAGTTTCGTTATCTTTTTCCGGAATACTATAAAACTGTTAGAAAAGGAGTTCTTAGTCGCATATTTGGCAATTCATCAGAAGAGTATGTCTATGATGTGGAATGCGCTAAAAATAATTTTAACGGAGCAGATCACCGCAAATATATCAGTGAAGTCATTCAGTTTGGCACTATCCATGGGGCTGTTGTGATTGAGATTAACCCATTGCGAATTGCGGCATATAATAGTGACCTTGATTGTGTGGTAATGCTGGAATTTCCTGCCCACTTTGTAACAACCTACAAACTTCAAAAAAACCAGAAGCTGATCACCGCCAACTCATTTGGTAATGCAGATAAGGTTCAGGGCGATTTGATCCCGGGAAAAGGCAATGGAGGGTACTGGCAACGCGTACATCCTTGTATTGTAGATTTTCTAACGGATGATCTTGAGTTGTTAAAGAACGTCAAAAATAGTATTGAAGACGACGAATGGAGATATATCTATCGGCTAGGACTTTATATGCATAGGCAGTTCAATAGTGTACACCGTGATGGACGGCCTGGATTTTCCAGCGGTACCAAATATGAAATCGTCAAGATGCCTCCGATGTCTATTGAAGAGTGGCTACAGAAATGTGAAGAAGCTTCCAAAAAAATAATGGAGGATAAGAAGGATTTAACAATCCATATCAGATAGTACAAGCATACTACCTTTGTAAAGAGTATAGTATGAGTCCAAATATAAAGTATGAGTCCAAATATAAAATTCGGACTCATGCTATTTTTGCCTTATAAAGGATAATCTATTTATTAAGATTTTTACGCAGGTCTTCGACAAACTCTTCGGTTACATCAAAATAAGAAGCCAACTGTTGGGTAGTTAATACGCCATCTTTCAGGAACTTCACAATCGTTTCACGAGTCTTTTGTTCAATGCCTTCCAATTTGCCTTCTTTTATTCCTTCTTCTTTCCCTTTTAGCTGGCCTTTCTTAAAAAGGAAGTCATCTTCTTCTTTTATGTATTGAGAAATAGATTCTATCATGATTTCTACAAAGGGTGTTAGTTTACGCAAGTTAGCCAATACACGTAATTGTTGCAAGTGCCTATCTCGTTCCACTTTATTGATTGAAGTCTGGTTTAATCGTTGCACAATCAGACTAGCCGCAGTTTCAGGAGTGGTAGTACCAAAGTTAGCCAATACAGCAAAAACAATCTCATCTCCTTTATCAGAAGAGAGAAATAACTCATAGTCAATTTGTGAAAGCTGAATCAGATAGAATGAAAACGTAAGATTTTCTTTTTCGATACGAGTACTCATCTGGGGTATCTGATCTGATAAGAACAGCACATACTGACGTACATTGAAATCATATTTTCGGTTAAGAATGGCTCGATATTCAAGCATGCGATCCACCATCCTCTCCTCATCCGCGAGTTGGAATTCAAGTTGCAGCAAAAACGTATTGCCCTGCTTATCTGTGATCTTTAAAAGCTGGTCTGGCTTTCGCTCCAAAGTCCGTTGTAGTTCCAGAGGCATTTTTTCATAGGAAGCTACTTGGATCT is a genomic window of Xanthocytophaga agilis containing:
- a CDS encoding Gfo/Idh/MocA family oxidoreductase produces the protein MNRKMRMGMVGGGIGAFIGAVHRMAAAIDNEIELVCGAFSSDPERSRQSGEMLYLPEERVYPDYRTMILEEKKLPEGQRMDFVAIVTPNHMHFGPAKMALENGFHVVLDKPMTLNTEEAKELKEVIEKSGLLFCLTHNYTGYPMVKEARSIIASGKLGKIRKVVVEYPQGWLNVLVEASGNKQAEWRTDPARSGAAGCIGDIGTHAFNLAEYITGLKVTEICADLTTFVEGRKLEDDANLLLHFENGAKGVLHSSQISVGEENNFNIRIYGEVGGLWWHQMEPNTLEYTQPGKPKQLLRTGVGELSNASKISTRIPAGHPEGYIEAFAILYRNFAKTLRSRLKGETPDPAYLDFPGLEAGLRGMLFIDTVIKSNQSNEKWTKMLE
- a CDS encoding TonB-dependent receptor domain-containing protein — translated: MRPFSTKKIFLVLSFLIGVLTQAEAQSVTVSGTITDSVTKVPLAGVSITVKGKVLGTTTDTKGNFLLTTNTPPPFMLTISSVGYKTLEQEITSSKSDLTIEMTEQVILGQEVVVAASRVEESVMQSPVTIEKLDLRSIRYAATPSFFDALINLKGVEMSSQSLLFRSINTRGFNSNGNTRVVQLIDGMDNQAPGLNFAVGNVVGISELDLESVEMLPGAASALYGPNAINGIILMNSKNPFQYQGLSGYAKAGIMNESNRSEATTPFYDFALRYAKAFNDKIAFKININYLTAKDWQATDTRDQSLLNGSSLSSTQQTNPGYNGINTYGDETNVNLYTSLYGNGQPGTGAGGTSQFLGAIATTQIPQAGNKTLPELTGLTPQQLFNQMIPNVAVSRTGYAERDLANYNTHSLKLSGALHWRITEGVEAILQANYGTGTTVYTGSDRYSLANFNLGQYKAEVRGSNFFVRTYTTQENSGDSYAIGVLGSGVNEAWKPSTTWFPQYFGAYANGAFQTYATALLVALASGQSGENAIAAAQAAAGSNASTIHNQARGLADQGRLVPGTTAFNDAVSAIKSRPIPGNSEGVGARFTDKTNMYHVEGMYNFNKLLSPSIVEIIVGGNYRLYTLNSNKTLFATDDDGNEFKIHEYGGYIQGGKKLLEDKLKLTASVRYDKNQNFKGQFNPRASAVLTLAKVHNIRASFQTGFRIPTTQAQYIDLLTPQSRILGGLPIFRERYNMVNNPVYTLQSVQAFGAAVQQGQNPQQAASLLQQHIFQDYQPERVRTVEVGYKGLISNRLFIDAYYYYNTFVNFDGGQVVVQDIPNDGVSSPISLLSSTTRSVYSFPVNVTQNLNNHGWALGIDYLLPKNFTVGGNVSYNKLLNTDKLPAGFETAFNTPEYRYNLSFGNRNVIKNLGFSLTWRWQDQFVWQSSFVGGVIRGQNKSIVPAYGTLDAQVNYKVTAIKSIIKLGGSNILNKGYTQSWGNPTFGSMYYVSILFDQFMN